The proteins below come from a single Dinghuibacter silviterrae genomic window:
- a CDS encoding PKD domain-containing protein, protein MPNPSFFITVACLGFALHAGAQLQADFTASQTGGCSPLTVSFTNTTTGASATATYAWDFGNGNKTSTQDINAPVGATYALQQAYTVTLTVTDGGKTSTKTETVTVYKTPVVAFSASGGAGCVPVPVSFTSTSTAGDGTISQYFWDFGDGNTKSATGATVSNTYQFPGQPTVSLTVTNSYGCSATLSQANLINISPAVVPAFSADSPVLCSYKDPELFNNTTTGPGILSYTWRFGDGTTATGANPSHTYAARGIYNVTLIASSSVGCVDSLVKTAYINAQDFTPSFAINPAKVCTGQNIEFSDNSNPAPVWGSETWNFADDNTYQYGLQAYHTFEKSGNINVTLAAQFGTCTASVTQAIPVQPSPTGVGFSMKADSLCGAPVEMQFKDTSKDGAVSWSWQTTQTYNFLNNTPSFATTPSASYLYTGNGFYVAALTVTGADGCTTTATQYFVLQQPQVSLSIQTNSPSGLTSCSAITVNCSASVNVPLVQWRWDFGDGTTSTDSLPSHTYSNPGSYTIALQWVNQNGCQGSSFAYEPVLVLPKPVANFSISPSNPICGNDPVNFQNLSSNAYSVYWDFGDGANTGLLVNFNQTTHQYTKEGTYTVTMIAVGNYSFCRDTLTKVAAVVVDPAFPKILSDSNTCVGNRGTVTLTDSIRGTTSATWFFGDGSSAPAGSGSGRGRVVHTYARSGAYNAVLQTVNGACTDRDSVMVVVLLTQHPLLTTTQTAVCSSGPLNLTISNLDTNYYAGENVGIWGPYYNWDYFQYGDGTHQNSNVNTWGYPIVVTGYTTVYDATLQYMPPQEDSVRVILSQTGLTPACYDTSNWVTVKISGPVAGFTIGNSGCFKTPVTFTDASKAAPGVPITQWLWTFGDGTPQQTTTTGYTTHPYTPGTYDYVSLKVTDANGCSDQTQPYTNDVVVSGPSASFYWTPSNISPGTTATFINNSTGPYDGATWHFTSDGSTSTSLYSVNHTYPNITTDTVTLIVTSAQPNTCSSDTQVQVVPVRNVNAAFTMTTSYVNNNNCPPVLVNFTSTTFNVISYQWDFGDGATAAGNPNPSHTYDKPGKYYVSLTATGAGNTVITVTDSITVKGPYASVTADVTQACAPDKVTLTAKAVNAVSYTWDFGDGTVISAADTFETHTYVVPGVYNPALILKDSLGCAATFNPSVPVVVDTLEVSQDKWYHVCDSGDVTFTPQIYSISYNQLGEALSYRWQSGADTSTAADPTFRYTDTGTYTVVLHVRSGPGCTAAIADTVRVDPSAPARITGPTQACAGDSLRYVAQALRGAPTWQWVFPGATGTPGSPGAPDTSAAPAPWTAPAGVYTIRLISTWNECPDTTTAPLTVYALPAIDLTPAAPRICLGASVQLTAHDGMTYAWAPTPGLSGYAIPDPVASPVKSTIYEVTVTNANNCKAEDSVYVFVATPFKITLSKDTPLCIGDTLILNPQGAYTYRWLTGNTATVDPTVSTTYTVVGYDQDHCFTDTASIEVTVVPRPTVHATQVGIIPAGSSITLTATGSADVSSWLWTPPDYLSCATCADPLCTPRSSLLYTVTGETDYGCKASDTVRIRLICIEDRVAIPGGFSPNHDGYNDLFYPKGSGIRVVSSFLIYGRWGKLVFERHNIALGDTGNAWDGTSGGIDQPVGAYVYEMVFVCDTGDTFVRKGTVLLER, encoded by the coding sequence ATGCCCAACCCTTCCTTTTTTATTACTGTTGCGTGCCTGGGCTTCGCCCTGCACGCGGGCGCCCAACTGCAAGCGGATTTTACGGCCAGCCAGACGGGCGGGTGCTCCCCGCTAACGGTTTCTTTTACCAATACCACGACGGGTGCCTCGGCAACCGCCACCTATGCCTGGGATTTCGGAAACGGGAACAAGACGTCGACACAGGACATCAACGCCCCGGTCGGGGCGACGTACGCGCTTCAGCAGGCGTATACGGTGACGCTGACGGTGACAGACGGGGGGAAGACGTCGACAAAGACAGAGACGGTCACGGTATATAAAACGCCGGTAGTGGCCTTTAGCGCCAGCGGGGGAGCGGGTTGTGTCCCGGTTCCGGTTAGCTTCACAAGCACGTCCACCGCGGGGGACGGGACCATCAGCCAGTATTTCTGGGATTTCGGGGACGGGAATACCAAGTCCGCCACGGGAGCAACCGTCAGCAATACGTACCAATTCCCGGGCCAGCCCACGGTCAGCCTGACGGTGACCAACAGCTACGGATGTTCGGCGACCCTTTCCCAGGCCAACCTTATCAACATCAGCCCGGCGGTGGTGCCGGCGTTTTCGGCGGATTCACCGGTGTTGTGCAGCTATAAGGACCCGGAGCTTTTTAACAATACGACGACGGGGCCCGGGATCCTCAGCTATACCTGGCGGTTCGGAGACGGGACAACGGCCACGGGGGCGAACCCCAGCCATACGTATGCGGCCAGGGGGATCTACAACGTGACGCTGATCGCATCGAGTTCCGTGGGCTGCGTGGACTCGCTGGTCAAAACCGCGTACATCAATGCGCAGGACTTTACGCCTTCTTTTGCGATCAACCCGGCCAAGGTTTGTACGGGGCAAAATATCGAGTTCTCGGACAACAGCAACCCGGCGCCGGTCTGGGGGAGCGAGACCTGGAATTTCGCCGACGACAATACCTACCAGTATGGATTGCAGGCCTATCATACGTTTGAAAAATCCGGGAACATCAATGTTACCCTGGCGGCCCAGTTCGGCACCTGTACGGCCAGTGTCACCCAGGCGATCCCGGTACAGCCGTCTCCTACGGGCGTTGGTTTCAGCATGAAAGCGGATTCGCTCTGCGGGGCTCCGGTCGAGATGCAATTCAAGGATACCTCAAAGGACGGCGCCGTTTCCTGGTCCTGGCAAACGACGCAAACGTATAATTTCTTGAACAACACGCCTTCTTTTGCCACGACCCCCTCGGCTTCCTATCTCTATACCGGTAACGGGTTTTATGTCGCCGCCCTGACGGTCACGGGTGCCGATGGGTGCACGACAACGGCCACCCAATATTTTGTCCTTCAACAGCCACAGGTTTCCTTAAGTATACAGACCAACAGCCCCTCGGGCCTGACCTCTTGTTCGGCCATCACAGTCAATTGCAGCGCGTCGGTCAATGTCCCGCTAGTCCAATGGCGATGGGATTTCGGGGATGGTACGACGTCCACCGATTCCCTGCCGTCCCATACGTATTCGAACCCCGGGAGCTACACCATTGCGCTTCAATGGGTCAATCAGAACGGTTGCCAGGGAAGTTCGTTTGCGTACGAGCCGGTCCTGGTTTTGCCAAAACCCGTGGCCAATTTCAGCATCAGCCCATCCAATCCTATATGCGGCAACGATCCGGTGAATTTCCAGAACCTGTCCTCGAACGCCTATTCGGTATACTGGGATTTTGGAGACGGTGCCAACACAGGCCTTTTGGTGAACTTTAACCAGACAACGCATCAGTACACAAAGGAAGGAACCTATACCGTTACGATGATCGCCGTGGGGAATTATTCCTTTTGCCGGGATACCCTGACGAAGGTGGCGGCAGTAGTCGTCGACCCGGCCTTTCCCAAGATCCTGAGCGACTCCAACACCTGTGTGGGGAACAGGGGGACGGTGACCCTGACCGATTCCATCCGGGGCACCACTTCGGCCACCTGGTTTTTTGGCGATGGGTCGTCGGCGCCGGCGGGGTCGGGTAGCGGGAGGGGCCGTGTGGTGCACACTTATGCCCGTTCGGGGGCGTATAACGCGGTGCTCCAGACCGTCAACGGAGCCTGTACCGACCGGGATTCCGTTATGGTGGTTGTGTTGTTGACACAACATCCGTTGCTGACCACCACGCAGACGGCCGTGTGTTCCAGCGGGCCGCTTAACCTGACCATTTCCAACCTGGATACCAACTATTACGCGGGCGAAAACGTAGGGATATGGGGGCCTTATTATAACTGGGACTATTTCCAGTACGGGGATGGAACACACCAGAATAGCAACGTCAATACCTGGGGATACCCCATCGTCGTTACGGGGTATACCACCGTGTACGATGCGACGCTGCAATATATGCCTCCACAAGAAGACAGCGTGCGGGTGATCCTGTCGCAAACCGGGTTGACCCCGGCTTGTTACGATACCAGTAACTGGGTCACGGTCAAGATCAGCGGACCCGTGGCCGGGTTTACCATCGGCAATTCGGGTTGTTTCAAAACACCGGTCACCTTTACGGATGCGTCCAAAGCCGCGCCGGGCGTCCCCATCACACAATGGCTCTGGACCTTTGGGGACGGCACGCCGCAACAGACGACGACAACGGGATATACCACCCACCCGTACACCCCGGGTACCTATGATTATGTATCGCTCAAAGTGACCGACGCCAACGGCTGTTCCGACCAGACGCAGCCGTATACCAATGATGTCGTCGTCTCCGGGCCAAGCGCCTCCTTTTACTGGACGCCTTCCAACATCTCCCCGGGTACGACGGCCACCTTTATCAACAACAGCACCGGTCCGTATGACGGGGCCACCTGGCACTTTACCAGCGACGGATCTACCTCCACCAGCCTTTACTCGGTCAACCACACCTACCCGAACATTACCACCGACACGGTGACGCTGATCGTCACCAGCGCGCAGCCCAATACCTGTTCGTCGGATACCCAGGTCCAGGTGGTGCCGGTTCGCAACGTCAATGCGGCCTTTACCATGACGACCTCCTATGTCAACAACAACAACTGCCCGCCGGTCCTGGTCAACTTTACCAGCACCACGTTTAACGTCATCAGTTATCAATGGGATTTCGGGGACGGGGCCACGGCTGCGGGCAATCCCAATCCCAGCCACACCTACGACAAACCGGGCAAATATTACGTAAGCCTGACGGCTACCGGGGCAGGGAACACGGTGATCACCGTGACGGATTCGATCACGGTCAAGGGCCCCTACGCGTCCGTCACCGCGGACGTCACCCAGGCGTGCGCCCCGGATAAGGTCACGCTCACGGCCAAGGCAGTAAATGCCGTTTCCTATACCTGGGATTTTGGGGACGGGACGGTGATCAGCGCGGCGGATACCTTCGAGACGCATACGTACGTGGTGCCAGGGGTGTACAACCCGGCCCTGATCCTGAAGGACTCTTTGGGTTGCGCGGCCACCTTTAACCCGTCGGTTCCCGTAGTGGTGGACACGCTGGAGGTCAGCCAGGACAAGTGGTACCACGTTTGCGATTCGGGGGATGTAACTTTTACGCCCCAGATATATAGCATTTCCTATAACCAGTTGGGGGAGGCGCTGTCGTATCGGTGGCAGAGTGGGGCGGACACCAGTACAGCGGCGGACCCGACCTTCCGGTATACGGATACCGGGACGTATACCGTCGTCCTCCACGTCCGTTCGGGGCCCGGGTGTACGGCCGCGATCGCGGATACTGTGCGGGTCGACCCGTCTGCGCCTGCGCGGATTACCGGGCCCACGCAGGCTTGCGCCGGGGATAGCCTGCGCTATGTGGCTCAGGCGTTAAGAGGCGCACCCACCTGGCAATGGGTTTTCCCGGGAGCGACGGGAACGCCCGGATCACCCGGCGCCCCCGACACCTCGGCAGCCCCCGCCCCGTGGACCGCCCCAGCCGGCGTTTACACGATCCGGCTTATCAGCACCTGGAACGAATGCCCCGACACCACCACCGCCCCGCTAACCGTATACGCCCTGCCGGCGATCGATCTCACGCCGGCCGCTCCCCGCATCTGCTTGGGCGCCTCCGTCCAACTGACGGCCCACGACGGGATGACGTACGCCTGGGCGCCCACCCCGGGGCTGAGCGGCTATGCCATACCCGACCCGGTGGCCAGCCCGGTAAAGAGTACGATTTACGAGGTGACGGTCACCAACGCCAACAACTGTAAAGCCGAAGACTCCGTCTACGTCTTCGTTGCCACCCCCTTCAAAATAACCCTGAGCAAGGACACCCCCTTGTGTATCGGCGACACCCTGATCCTGAACCCACAGGGCGCCTATACCTACCGGTGGCTGACCGGCAATACCGCTACCGTCGATCCGACGGTCAGTACGACCTACACGGTCGTGGGCTACGACCAGGACCATTGCTTTACGGATACGGCGAGCATCGAGGTCACGGTCGTGCCAAGACCTACCGTCCATGCCACCCAGGTGGGGATCATCCCCGCGGGGAGCAGCATCACGCTGACGGCGACGGGCAGTGCGGACGTCAGCTCCTGGCTGTGGACGCCGCCGGACTACCTGAGTTGCGCGACCTGCGCGGACCCGCTCTGTACGCCCCGGTCCTCGCTGCTCTACACCGTCACCGGGGAAACGGACTATGGCTGTAAGGCATCGGATACGGTCCGTATCCGGCTGATCTGTATAGAGGACCGGGTGGCCATACCCGGGGGCTTTTCGCCGAACCACGACGGGTACAACGACCTTTTTTACCCGAAGGGGTCCGGGATCCGCGTGGTGAGCAGCTTTTTGATTTACGGACGGTGGGGGAAACTGGTGTTTGAACGCCACAACATCGCGTTGGGCGACACGGGCAACGCCTGGGATGGGACCAGCGGGGGGATTGATCAGCCGGTGGGCGCGTATGTGTATGAGATGGTCTTCGTCTGCGATACGGGGGACACTTTTGTCCGAAAAGGGACCGTTCTTCTGGAGCGGTAG
- a CDS encoding sensor histidine kinase, with translation MQNPTPEAVLLEPSAPPVLRHILLQTLSHELRTPFSIIQTSAELLVLLQTRLTGEDKDLVGEHAQAILSEITHVTDVINRMVHFSRWEPGEIPPVADPSNILIATREELAKDFHPWKDGRRAELKVTGKPRLVRIDPALFQLVLRNLVENAFKYSPGKKAPIVELRFGEEVWGLQVKDHGIGIPEEDLDRLFQPFERGSNVGNTPGMGLGLRIAHYLVNNFYGTLSIESGRGKGTTATVTFLYR, from the coding sequence ATGCAGAACCCCACCCCAGAAGCGGTTCTCCTGGAACCGTCGGCGCCGCCTGTGCTGAGGCACATCCTGCTGCAGACGCTTTCCCACGAATTACGCACGCCTTTTTCCATCATACAAACCAGCGCCGAGCTCCTGGTCCTGTTGCAGACCCGTTTGACCGGCGAGGACAAAGACCTCGTGGGGGAACACGCCCAGGCCATCCTTTCCGAGATCACCCACGTCACCGACGTGATCAACCGGATGGTGCACTTTAGCCGCTGGGAACCAGGGGAAATCCCCCCTGTCGCCGACCCCTCCAACATCCTCATCGCTACCCGGGAAGAGCTGGCCAAGGATTTCCATCCCTGGAAAGACGGCCGGCGCGCGGAACTAAAGGTCACCGGCAAACCCCGGCTGGTCCGGATCGACCCCGCGCTTTTTCAGTTGGTGCTCCGCAACCTTGTAGAAAATGCTTTTAAATATTCTCCGGGGAAAAAGGCGCCTATCGTCGAGCTTCGCTTTGGCGAAGAGGTCTGGGGCCTGCAGGTGAAGGACCACGGGATCGGTATCCCGGAGGAGGATTTGGACCGGCTTTTCCAACCCTTCGAGCGCGGGTCGAATGTGGGCAACACCCCCGGTATGGGGCTGGGGCTCAGGATTGCCCACTATCTTGTCAATAATTTTTATGGAACGCTCTCCATAGAGAGCGGCAGGGGGAAAGGAACGACTGCGACGGTGACGTTCCTGTACCGCTAA
- a CDS encoding undecaprenyl-phosphate glucose phosphotransferase: METRLSYFFRLGLVFGDFCIVNFSYLAGYLVMKYWVHDSHVPNVVFSQILIFNLGWLTLASVLKLYSRETVVKIEQIFRQTVKTLVAHGVFFAIFLVYSDEKRYALKFLPAAYGTLLSLLTLRSIVLTYLTDKFLKRAKLHTKTAIVGHNQTALRLARYFIVHQNMYSFEGFFDARLDYVNPDDGRKGEGQIEKYIHFAAANDIREIYSTILPEKQQLNRIIEVADQYCIRVKFVPDFSGALQSNYHIDYLDAVPIISIRTEPLQQDIRNQVKKRVFDVVFSLIVILFVMSWLTPLIALLIKLESRGPVFFRQRRTGKDNQPFWCYKFRSMRVNGDSDKVQATRGDRRITRIGAFLRKSNMDEFPQFFNVLAGDMSIVGPRPHMLKHTEQYSALISKYMARQFLKPGITGWAQVNGYRGETKDTELMAKRVEHDIWYMENWSWWLDIRIIFMTIINAFRGEDNAF, from the coding sequence ATGGAAACCCGCTTGTCCTACTTTTTCCGGCTCGGACTTGTCTTTGGTGATTTCTGCATTGTGAACTTCAGCTACCTCGCCGGCTACCTGGTCATGAAATACTGGGTGCACGACAGTCATGTTCCGAATGTCGTCTTCAGCCAGATCCTGATCTTCAACCTGGGCTGGCTGACGCTGGCGTCGGTGTTGAAGCTGTATTCACGGGAAACCGTGGTGAAGATCGAGCAGATCTTCCGGCAGACGGTGAAGACGCTCGTGGCCCATGGGGTCTTTTTTGCGATCTTCCTGGTCTATAGCGACGAGAAAAGGTACGCCCTGAAGTTCCTGCCCGCGGCCTATGGGACGCTGTTGTCCCTGCTGACGCTGCGAAGCATCGTCCTGACCTACCTGACGGATAAATTCCTGAAAAGGGCGAAGTTGCACACCAAGACGGCCATCGTGGGCCATAACCAGACGGCGCTCCGGCTGGCCCGGTACTTTATCGTCCATCAGAACATGTATTCTTTCGAAGGCTTTTTTGACGCCCGCCTGGATTATGTAAACCCGGATGACGGCCGGAAGGGAGAGGGGCAGATCGAGAAATACATACATTTTGCGGCGGCCAACGACATCCGTGAAATTTACTCCACGATTCTGCCGGAGAAACAACAGTTGAACCGGATCATCGAGGTCGCCGACCAGTATTGTATCCGGGTAAAATTTGTCCCGGACTTCAGCGGCGCGTTGCAGTCGAACTATCACATCGACTACCTGGACGCGGTGCCCATCATCAGCATCCGGACGGAGCCCTTACAACAAGACATCCGCAACCAGGTGAAAAAGCGCGTTTTTGACGTCGTTTTCAGCCTGATCGTGATCCTTTTCGTGATGTCCTGGCTCACGCCCCTGATTGCCTTGCTGATCAAGCTGGAGTCGAGGGGACCGGTATTTTTCCGTCAACGCCGGACCGGTAAAGACAATCAGCCCTTTTGGTGTTACAAGTTCCGCAGTATGCGCGTCAACGGGGACAGCGACAAGGTCCAGGCCACCCGGGGCGACCGGCGGATCACCCGGATCGGGGCGTTTCTGCGCAAGTCGAATATGGATGAGTTCCCGCAGTTCTTTAACGTACTGGCGGGGGACATGAGCATCGTCGGCCCCCGCCCCCACATGCTGAAGCATACCGAGCAGTACAGCGCCTTGATTTCCAAATACATGGCGCGGCAATTCCTAAAGCCGGGGATCACGGGCTGGGCCCAGGTCAACGGCTACAGGGGGGAAACAAAAGACACGGAGCTGATGGCCAAACGGGTGGAGCATGACATCTGGTATATGGAGAATTGGTCGTGGTGGCTGGATATCCGGATCATCTTTATGACGATCATTAACGCGTTCCGGGGGGAAGACAACGCGTTCTAG
- a CDS encoding Rossmann-like and DUF2520 domain-containing protein yields MTITLIGSGNVATVLGKRLQRAGHTILQVCSPRNAEALGAALRAEARKGEAPNAAPEAIQDPKNLKKADLYLVAVSDTAVKDVAGQIRVADALVVHTAGSVPLDVLKEASKRYGVLYPLQSLRKETDPDIIPLLVDGSDEDVRSIVEGVAKTISPMVKRCNDAERLFFHIGGVLVNNFPNYLYTQTDLFLQDKGQSIDMLLPLMAETVRRLKDFPPAEVQTGPAVRGDEATIRKHQEQLEGYPELLEWYNAFTNKIRSFYARKYGVHP; encoded by the coding sequence ATGACCATCACTTTGATCGGCTCGGGTAATGTCGCCACGGTGCTGGGCAAGCGGCTGCAGCGGGCGGGGCACACGATCCTCCAGGTGTGCAGTCCGCGGAATGCGGAGGCGCTGGGCGCGGCGCTACGGGCCGAGGCGCGAAAAGGGGAGGCGCCAAACGCGGCGCCGGAGGCTATCCAAGACCCGAAAAACCTCAAAAAAGCCGACCTCTACCTGGTCGCCGTCTCCGACACCGCCGTAAAAGACGTGGCCGGCCAGATACGCGTAGCCGACGCCCTCGTCGTCCACACCGCCGGCTCCGTCCCCCTGGACGTCTTAAAAGAGGCCTCCAAACGATACGGCGTCCTCTACCCCCTCCAAAGCCTCCGGAAAGAAACCGACCCCGACATCATCCCGTTGCTGGTCGACGGCTCCGATGAGGACGTACGGTCGATCGTTGAAGGCGTGGCGAAAACGATTTCCCCCATGGTAAAAAGGTGCAATGACGCCGAGCGGCTTTTTTTCCACATCGGGGGGGTGCTTGTGAATAACTTCCCCAATTATCTCTACACGCAAACCGATCTTTTCCTACAGGATAAGGGGCAAAGTATTGACATGCTGCTCCCGCTGATGGCCGAAACAGTGCGCCGGTTAAAGGACTTCCCGCCCGCGGAAGTGCAGACGGGGCCTGCGGTCCGGGGGGATGAGGCGACGATAAGGAAGCACCAGGAGCAATTGGAAGGATACCCGGAGCTACTGGAGTGGTATAATGCGTTTACCAACAAAATCAGGTCTTTCTACGCTAGAAAATATGGCGTTCACCCCTGA
- a CDS encoding D-sedoheptulose-7-phosphate isomerase has protein sequence MIATIRHILEESVKVKQALLADEALHAKLAQTSVLIADAFRAGRRVYFCGNGGSAADAQHLAAEFSGRFYKDRKALPAEALHCNTSYLTAVANDYSYDVIYARLVEGMLDKGDVLFGISTSGNSGNIVKAFEAARAKGVITIGFTGQGGGKMAGLSDHLFPMPSKDTPRIQEGHILIGHILCQLVEANLFP, from the coding sequence ATGATAGCAACCATCAGGCACATCCTTGAAGAGTCCGTAAAAGTCAAACAGGCTCTCCTTGCTGACGAAGCCTTGCACGCGAAGCTGGCGCAGACCAGCGTGTTGATCGCGGACGCCTTCCGGGCGGGACGCCGGGTTTATTTTTGCGGGAACGGGGGCAGTGCCGCCGATGCCCAGCACCTGGCCGCGGAGTTTTCGGGCCGTTTTTACAAGGACCGCAAGGCCCTGCCGGCGGAGGCCCTGCACTGCAATACGTCCTACCTGACAGCGGTGGCGAACGACTATAGCTATGATGTCATTTATGCCCGCCTGGTGGAAGGCATGCTGGATAAGGGCGACGTCCTTTTCGGCATCAGCACCTCGGGGAATTCGGGGAATATCGTCAAGGCGTTCGAGGCCGCCCGGGCCAAAGGCGTCATCACCATCGGCTTTACGGGGCAGGGTGGGGGAAAGATGGCGGGGCTGAGCGATCACCTTTTCCCCATGCCTTCGAAGGATACCCCGCGGATCCAGGAAGGACACATCCTGATCGGGCACATCCTTTGCCAGTTGGTCGAGGCCAACCTTTTTCCATGA
- a CDS encoding response regulator — MISIGMIEDSLMLRKNLEKMFDYDPDMDLYFSLPSVEQLISNTELHKNSPAVILLDIELPGISGLDGIPILRKIYPSADIVIITGNMDEDVIWSATVRGAKGYLLKPVAFAQLKEQLYQIREGSTLISPVAANILVRKLNGITEERRTDYEDILTKKEAEVVSYFLKGFTYKQIAMVMQISVSTVNDHQKKIYKKLNVNSKYELLARFLPN; from the coding sequence ATGATTTCGATTGGTATGATTGAGGACTCTCTGATGCTGCGAAAGAACCTGGAAAAGATGTTTGACTACGATCCTGATATGGATCTGTACTTTTCCCTTCCCTCTGTCGAACAATTGATTTCAAACACAGAACTCCACAAGAATTCACCCGCTGTTATCCTGTTGGATATAGAGCTGCCGGGCATTTCAGGGCTGGATGGGATCCCCATTCTCCGAAAGATCTATCCTTCCGCCGACATCGTGATCATTACCGGGAACATGGACGAAGACGTGATCTGGAGCGCCACCGTCAGGGGCGCCAAAGGGTATCTCCTGAAACCGGTCGCGTTTGCCCAGTTAAAGGAACAGCTCTACCAGATCCGCGAGGGGTCGACCCTTATTTCGCCGGTCGCCGCCAACATCCTGGTTCGGAAGCTGAATGGCATTACGGAAGAAAGACGGACGGACTATGAGGATATCCTGACCAAAAAGGAGGCGGAAGTCGTGAGCTACTTTCTGAAGGGCTTTACCTACAAACAGATCGCCATGGTGATGCAGATTTCGGTCAGCACCGTCAACGACCACCAGAAAAAGATTTATAAGAAGCTGAATGTGAATTCCAAATACGAGTTATTGGCCAGGTTTTTGCCGAACTGA
- a CDS encoding carboxypeptidase-like regulatory domain-containing protein — translation MKRLALLAAVLPLAVAAQSTLHGHVTAADNGKPLAGASIFISNTSRGTVTDENGAFTLTGVPEGRYVLVISSVGYQTDLEAIDSRSPRTDFEVSLRTKVAELGEVRVQAFDKDGYKRWGAVFRDNFIGTSDFARSCRILNPEVIRIHYAPKSQVLDAYSDGPILVENRDLGYEVQVTLESFRYEMTTRSVAFSFFPLFKEMPGSPTKVTRWERNRATAYYGSALHFFRALYQDRLTEEGFTLHMEGRKDSVLIRRLKGNLRQALAAARDSAGPEGARAMPEALLQQDFLTGYNRALDDIRNEPLIFYPYEVHPREAIVVARDSNTVVLDWDLVLKVLYLRAAPPDRYRGAGGMSTDLELLRGFPMEVFPNGSYMNTDLVFQGYWTWWQKIGNLLPYDYIPPKQNPL, via the coding sequence ATGAAGCGTTTAGCCCTGCTCGCGGCCGTCCTGCCGCTCGCAGTTGCCGCTCAAAGCACCCTTCACGGGCACGTGACCGCCGCCGATAACGGTAAACCCCTGGCGGGGGCGAGCATTTTTATCAGCAATACCTCCAGGGGAACCGTGACCGATGAAAACGGGGCGTTTACCCTTACGGGTGTCCCCGAGGGCCGCTATGTCCTGGTCATTTCCAGTGTGGGTTACCAGACCGACCTGGAGGCCATCGACAGCCGCAGCCCACGGACGGATTTCGAGGTCTCGCTCCGGACCAAGGTCGCCGAGCTGGGTGAGGTCAGGGTGCAGGCGTTTGACAAAGACGGGTACAAGCGCTGGGGCGCCGTTTTCCGGGATAATTTTATCGGGACCTCCGATTTCGCGCGGAGCTGCCGTATCCTTAACCCGGAAGTGATCCGTATCCACTATGCGCCCAAAAGCCAGGTACTGGACGCTTACTCCGACGGGCCCATCCTTGTGGAGAACCGGGACCTGGGGTACGAAGTCCAGGTAACGCTGGAAAGTTTCCGGTACGAAATGACCACCCGGTCCGTTGCCTTTTCCTTTTTCCCCCTTTTTAAAGAAATGCCGGGCAGCCCCACCAAAGTGACCCGCTGGGAGCGGAACCGGGCCACGGCGTATTACGGATCGGCCCTTCACTTTTTCAGGGCGCTTTACCAGGACCGGTTGACCGAAGAGGGTTTTACGTTGCACATGGAGGGGCGGAAGGACAGCGTCCTTATCCGGCGGCTGAAGGGCAACCTCAGGCAGGCGCTGGCGGCGGCCAGGGACTCCGCGGGACCGGAGGGCGCCCGGGCGATGCCGGAAGCGCTGCTACAACAGGATTTCTTAACGGGATACAACCGGGCGCTCGATGACATAAGGAACGAGCCCCTCATTTTTTATCCCTACGAGGTACACCCCCGGGAGGCCATCGTCGTCGCCCGGGACTCCAATACCGTCGTCCTGGACTGGGACCTGGTCTTGAAAGTGTTGTACCTTAGGGCAGCGCCACCGGACCGTTACCGGGGCGCGGGCGGTATGTCCACGGACCTGGAGCTCCTCCGGGGCTTTCCCATGGAAGTTTTTCCCAACGGCAGTTATATGAACACCGACCTCGTGTTCCAGGGTTATTGGACGTGGTGGCAGAAAATCGGGAACCTGCTGCCGTACGATTATATACCTCCCAAACAGAACCCCTTATGA